A genomic segment from Tessaracoccus defluvii encodes:
- a CDS encoding aminotransferase class V-fold PLP-dependent enzyme, whose amino-acid sequence MPDIDLYAWPHNETSTGVAAPVHRVNAQGALTVIDATSAAGGMTFDATDTDVYYFAPQKNLGSDGGLWVALVSPAAIERIERIATSDRYIPESLSLKSALDNSRLDQTLNTPALVTLHLLNSQLAWILEQGGLPWACARVTESALHNRGCRRGLNPPVSRRLLAM is encoded by the coding sequence ATGCCTGATATCGATCTTTACGCTTGGCCGCACAATGAGACGTCCACCGGAGTTGCGGCCCCCGTTCATCGAGTCAACGCCCAGGGCGCACTGACCGTCATCGATGCGACCAGCGCTGCCGGGGGGATGACGTTCGACGCCACTGATACCGACGTGTACTATTTCGCCCCACAGAAGAATCTCGGCTCTGACGGAGGGCTGTGGGTCGCGCTCGTCTCCCCCGCCGCGATCGAGCGAATCGAACGAATCGCGACCTCGGATCGATACATCCCGGAGTCCCTCAGCCTGAAGAGCGCGTTGGACAACTCTCGGCTCGACCAGACCCTCAATACACCAGCGCTCGTGACGCTTCACCTGCTCAACAGTCAACTTGCATGGATTCTGGAACAGGGCGGACTCCCCTGGGCATGTGCGCGCGTCACTGAATCGGCTCTTCACAATCGAGGGTGTAGACGGGGTTTGAATCCTCCGGTTTCGAGGAGACTTCTGGCTATGTAG
- a CDS encoding ISL3 family transposase — translation MSDATFTCPDLTSFCRLDGLGLEVTGQRIEPDRAILGCRPVEADDWCRDCGGQGFIRGSVVRRLSHVPLGWRPTVLQVRLRRYRCIECGRVWRQDTSAAAEPRSKLSRAALRWGLEGLVVQHLSMSRIAAGLDVAWNTANDAVLAEGQRVLISDPARFDGVKVIGVDEHCWRHTRHGEKYVTVIIDLTPTRDGTGSARLLDMLEGRSKQVFKSWLAARPHGWRDGIEVVAMDGFTGYKTAAVEELHHATAVMDPFHVVRLAGEALTRCRQRVQQDTCGHRGRAGDPLYRARRTLLTGVDLLTDKQVARLEGLFADEQHAEVHATWSIYQRLVVAYRQPDKKLGRFLLDGVIDAISSGVPKELVELISLGRTLHRRAADVLAFFDRPGTSNGPTEAINGRLEHLRGIALGFRNLTHYIARSLLETGGFKPRLHPRL, via the coding sequence GTGTCCGACGCTACCTTCACGTGCCCTGATCTGACTAGTTTCTGCCGGCTCGACGGCCTTGGGTTGGAGGTCACCGGGCAGCGCATCGAGCCCGATCGTGCGATCCTGGGCTGCCGCCCGGTCGAGGCCGATGACTGGTGCCGAGACTGTGGCGGCCAGGGCTTCATCCGTGGCTCCGTGGTGCGACGCTTGTCGCATGTCCCGCTGGGGTGGCGCCCTACCGTGCTGCAGGTGCGGCTCCGGCGCTATCGGTGCATCGAGTGCGGGCGGGTGTGGCGCCAAGACACCAGCGCCGCAGCCGAGCCGCGTTCGAAGCTGTCGCGCGCGGCGCTGCGTTGGGGACTGGAAGGACTTGTGGTCCAACACCTGAGCATGTCCAGGATCGCGGCCGGTCTCGACGTCGCGTGGAACACCGCCAACGACGCCGTGCTGGCAGAAGGACAGCGCGTCCTCATCAGCGACCCGGCCCGGTTCGACGGGGTCAAGGTGATCGGGGTCGATGAGCACTGCTGGCGCCATACCCGCCATGGTGAGAAGTACGTGACCGTGATCATCGACCTCACCCCGACCAGGGACGGCACCGGCTCGGCACGTTTGTTGGACATGCTCGAGGGCCGCTCGAAACAGGTGTTCAAGAGCTGGCTCGCCGCCCGCCCCCACGGTTGGCGCGACGGGATCGAGGTGGTCGCGATGGACGGCTTCACCGGATACAAGACCGCGGCGGTCGAGGAACTCCACCACGCGACCGCCGTGATGGACCCGTTCCACGTCGTCCGGCTTGCCGGCGAAGCGCTCACGCGCTGCCGACAGCGCGTCCAGCAAGACACCTGCGGGCATCGGGGCCGCGCCGGGGATCCGCTCTACCGCGCCCGCCGCACCTTGCTCACCGGTGTCGACCTCCTCACCGACAAGCAGGTCGCCCGTCTGGAGGGGCTGTTCGCAGACGAGCAGCACGCCGAAGTCCACGCGACCTGGAGCATCTACCAGCGCCTCGTCGTGGCGTACAGGCAACCCGACAAGAAGCTGGGACGGTTCCTGCTCGACGGTGTGATCGACGCGATCAGCAGCGGCGTCCCGAAGGAACTCGTCGAGCTCATCAGCCTGGGCCGGACCCTCCACCGACGTGCGGCCGACGTACTCGCGTTCTTCGACCGACCCGGCACCAGCAACGGCCCTACCGAAGCGATCAACGGACGCCTCGAACACCTCCGCGGGATCGCGCTCGGCTTCCGGAACCTCACCCACTACATAGCCAGAAGTCTCCTCGAAACCGGAGGATTCAAACCCCGTCTACACCCTCGATTGTGA